The Deinococcus deserti VCD115 region TACCCCCGCTCCAGCCCAGCCGGCCGGCCGGGTCCCCCGGTCACCAGCGTGGCGCCCTCATCGATGCCGCGCTGGATCAGGCCCTGAATCTTGTTCCACTGCATTTCGGAAACTACCGGCCCCAGCATGGCGCCGCTGTCCGGCGCGCCGACAGTCATCTGTTCGGCGGCGGCGCGCGCGCTTTCGATGGCCTCGGCCATGCGCGGGGCGGGCACCAGCATGCGGGTCGGAGCGTTACACGACTGGCCGGAGTTGTTCATCACCGCGCGCACTCCGCCCGTCACGCTTTTGGCAAACAAGTCGTCGTCCAGCACGATATTGGGGCTCTTGCCGCCCAGTTCCTGATGCACCCGTTTGACCGTCGGGGCAGCGTTGCGGGCCACCTCGATCCCGGCGCGGGTGGACCCGGTGAAGGACACCATGTCCACGTCCGGATGGCTGGACAACGCCACACCCACGCCGGGACCGTCACCCTGCACCAGATTGAAGACGCCCGCCGGGACGCCCGCCGCGTTCATGATTTCCGCGAAGATCTGCGCGCTGAAGGGCGCGACCTCAGACGGCTTGAGCACCATAGTGCAGCCGGTGGCGAGCGCGGGCGCCACCTTGCACACGATCTGATTCAGGGGCCAGTTCCAGGGCGTGATCAGTGCGCATACCCCAATCGGCTCCTTGACGATCATGGTTTGGCCGCGTTGTTCCTCGAAGGCGTAATCCTTCAGGATGGCGGCCGCCGTGGCAAGGTGGCCCGCGCCGAGCGGCACCTGCGATCTGCGGGCGAGGGAGGCGGGCGCCCCCATTTCCTCGGAGACGGCCGTGGCGAGGTCGGCCGCACGTTTCTGATACTCGGCGGCCACCCGATCCAGAACCTCCAGCCGCTCCTGCGGGCTGGTCTGGGACCAGGAGGCGAAGGCCGTTCGGGCGGCCCGGACTGCCCGGTCCACGTCAGCGGCCGTACCGAGAGCGACGCTGCCGCATACCTCTTCGGTGGCTGGGTTGAGCACATCGAGGGTCTGGAGTGCTGCCGGCTCGACCCACTCGCCGCCGATATAGAACTTGTGGTATTCGCGCATCTTCTGTCCTCCAGAATCCCGGTCATTGTGGCGTCACCAGGCGGCGGGAATCCGCCCTGGCCCGGACGTAGGGCCGGCGCGCAGTCCTTCCCCTGAAAGGAGGGTCAGGCCAGCAAAGGCGCCCAGGTCTGTATGTCGGGCGTTCAGCGTAGCACCTGTGGGCGACGATAGCCGAACCAAAGTCGTTCGCCCGCCAGCACCCGAAGCCTGGGTTGGCGCCCAGAACCGCTGAGCCTGATGGCGAAAGCACCTGATGAACGGGGAAAACCAGGCGGGGAAGTGACGGGTCCATCGCGGGAGAAGGGAGCGCTTAAATAAGAAGGCCAGCATCGCAGATGCCGGCCCGGACAGTGCCAATGAATTTTCCCGGAAGTACAGCTAGGGCGTGAGTCCAAAGGTGGCGAGCCAAGTCAGGTCGTCCGGGCGATCTACCCGGTATACGCCGCTCGTCCCCGCGCAGGTCGGGTTGATACCGAAGGAAGTCACCCCGCCCACCACATTGCTGTCTCCGATAAAGTTCGGCCCACCAGAGTCACCGAAGCACGTGCCGCCAGTGTTCGAGTTGTTTGACAGAGTCATGTACACGGGGTTCAGGCGAATCAGTTTGGGTTGAGCGACCATACGCTGCCGGACGGCGACGTCTTTCCAGGCGGCCGCTTCGGGGTAGGCTTCCTGCAAGCCGTACCCGACGGTGGTGAAGGTCACCCGATTCTCGCCTGGCCTGGCGGCCAAGGTGTCCAGGATGTTCAGTGATGGCAGTTTGCCGTACAGGTTTCCTGGAGTGGCATACGCAGCGTTCAGCACCACCATGCCCAGGTCGTTCAGGTAGAAGGGACCGGTGGAATAAGCAGGATGTGTGTAGGGCGTGCCGCTGGCTTGACCCACACAGGGGTAGCCGCTGCCGACCAGCGCGTCCGTGCGGACAATATTGCAGGCTTCGGCAGGTGTTTTGCCAGCTAGTGTGGCTGCGCGGTAGCCTGGATCCACAGGTATGGGGCCAGCATCAAACCAGATTTCCACATGTGCGGCGTCGTCAGTGCAGTGGCCGGCGGTCAGATAGTGGGTGGAGTCGACCAGGGTGCCGCTACAGCGGAACAGGGGCGCGCCGCTCGCGTCCTGGGCAACCATGATTCCTACGTAGGGGTGGTCGTTGCCGTCGAGTTCTCCGCCCTTGGTGATCTATGGGCTGAGCAGGGCGCCGTCGGCGGCTGGAGGTGAGCTGCTGAATGCGGACAGGGCAAGCAGGCCAGCAAACAGGAGAATCGCTTGTCGCTTCCTCATATTCTCTCCCTCTGCCGGCCAGACTGGAACGAGATGACCCCGAACTGGTCAAGTCACGCCGGCGTGATGATGTGATATTTTATACTTTATTTTTATCTTGAGTCACGCGGGACCGGCTCCAAGCCATCTTCGCCCGGACGCCAGTACCATGAACTTTGAGTGGACTGCAACTCCCCAATGGTGCAGAGCCTGCCAGCCGGGTCTACGAAGTTGCCTCGGATAGAGGCTGACAAGGCGACGATCAGTTCTGGAAGCGATTTGGAAAATCCATGACAGTGTGCTGCCCTACAGAGCACTTGCGCCCGTGGAGGCGACTCTACGACGACCAGTGGGCTGCGCCTGCCAGACTGGTTAGAAGTTCTACCGTGTTATGGCGTGCGGTTGATGGTCACGTACACGACCTTTCCGCCTCCAACCCCGTACCGCTCGGCAGGCGCCCACCGCAGCGGCACTTCCCGGCCAGCCGCCACACCGTCCGGACGCAGATCTACGGTGCGGCCCTCACCGTGTGCTGAGACCAACGCGGCACTCACCAGAAATGCTCCAGGGTTCAGCAGCGGAAGATACCCTGTTTCGGTGAGCGGACGGCTGTTATCCCCCACGTTGCCCGCGCGAATCTGCCGCAGAGTGCGGCGCACTACCAGGTCTGGCGCACCGTCCAGTGACCGGAAGCGCACCTCAAGCAGGGCGTCTTCAGGGGTAATCGCATAGTCTTCCAGGACCAGTAGCACATTGCCAGGGTAAGCATTTGGCGCATTGATGTGCCCACGAATCACAGATGATGGTTCCGGGGTGAGTGTGGGAGCAGGCGTGGGGGACATCGCCGGTGTGGGGCGCTGACTTTGTGGCGCTGCTGCGGCAGCGCCCTCCAGGTGGGCATGCACGTTGAAGATGGATGTCCCCGGAGTGCTTTCTGACGGACGAAAGTTCACGGTCACCGCAGGGCGCCGCGCGCTGCCGTCCAGGCTGAGAAGAATGCCCTGGGCCGCGCCCGCTGAACGGCTGACCGTGGCCGTCACCGAATACACACCCAGCGGTACGTCGTGCAACAGCTGGGTTTTGTCCAGGTCAAAGCCAAGTCCCTCTTCAGTTCGCAGATGCTTGACCGTGCGGCGCAGGGTCAGCGTCCGGCCTTCAGACCCATCGGCCAGGCGGCCCACCGGCATGAGCCGGAACGTGAGGACGGTACTTTGCTGATCAGTAGTTGGTCCGTCACCCGTCAACAGGACCCGGATGATCTGACCGTAGTAGCTCACCGGATCGCGGGGATTTCCGGACGCGTTCGTCTCGGCGGGTTTAAGACCGCTGAGGCGCAGTTCGAAATTCCGTACCAGCCCGCTCGTGTTGCTTGACAGCACCTCGAAGTTCCGTTCTAACGGATGCAGACGATGATCGACCACGCCCTGCGCTGTTTTGAGCGGTGCAAACGCGTTGCTGACCCGGTACAGCCCACCCGCAGGCAGGGTGACCGCATAGACGCCGTCATTGCCGGTCCGGGCAGTTGTTCTGAACTCTGTTCCCGCTTTCGTGAACCCAAAGATGTTCACACGGGCGCCGGCCACGGGTCTCCCGGTGGTGGTCTTGACAGCACCGGTGAGTTGGCCGGGCCGAGCCTTCACTGGAAGGGCCTCGGCACTCAGACCCAGTCCAGCACCCAGGGCGAGAAGTCGAGTCAAAGCCACGATTGAGAGGGCACGCACGTCTATAAGTGTAGGCCGATCGAGGCAGTGAAAAACTCCAGGCCTGCGGGACATGACGAACCGTGTTGATACCTATGCAATGTGCGGACAGACGCAACGCTCCACTTTCCAAATGTCCGGATGACTTGTGAGGGCAATGAACTTCAGGTTGTATGCGAGGACGCCCAACGCGACCTTCAGCCGGAGGCTTAGGAACGTCTTGACCTGTCCCCAGCGCAGTCCCGCCCCCACGAGGACAGAGAAGGCGGACTCGATACACTTTCTTGCGGCACCGTACTCCTCTTTCCAGCGCGAATCAACCCTTCTGGCATTCACCTTCGGTGGGGTCAGGCAGGTTCCGGACTGATAGCCCTTATCGCCAATCTGCTTTGGTCCTCCATAAGAGGGCCAATCTCGATTCATCTCGCACAGCACGGTGAAATCGTGCTGGTTTGCCGGACGAATCTCGTACTTCGCGATCTTACCGTTCAGGGTGCACCAGGCATGCAGCTTGAAACCGTAGACCGGTCCAGCAGTGCTGAACCCATAGCGGGCACCACGGAATTTGCACCGGGGGAAGTGCTTGAATGTAGACACAGGAAGGGGCTGCGAATCGACGGCAACGAAGTCCAGTTCCTGAACTGCAGTGGCCGGCTGCTCGTTGACAGGGGTCAATCGGGCGAGGCGGATGCGGGCCTGGGGCTCGGACAGATAGTGTGGAAAGTGGTTGAGTTTGAGAAAGCGCCACCAGCGGCTGAAATACGGCATCTTGTGCAGCTTCTGAAGCAGGGCCACCGCCAGCAGTTCTGCGTCGGAGACCTTCTTGTGTGAATGAAGCAGTTTCGGTCGAACGTGAGGCGCGATCTAGCGACTGAGTATGGTGACAGCGGTGGAGAGCGGCAGTAAAGTGAGATCGAGACGGGCAATAACACTGTCCCTTTCGCATTTTTTGCCCTATAGGTCAACCCCTGTTTCCGGTAAATAATGGAAAGACTCGCTCCTTTCCCCGTCCCTTATAGTCATCGCCAGATGAACGCGTTCCCGCATCACTCCATACGGCGCCAGGACCACACGTGAGAAAGCTGCTTCTCCTGACCGATCTGCATTACCAGGCGAACAGCCGGACCTACGCCGCTGAAGACCTGTACCTGATGGGAGAACTCCAGAAGTTCTTTCAGGTCGCCCTGTGTCATCCAAAACACAGCGAGGCATTTGAGGACAGCGCCGACGTGATTCTTTTCCGGAATGCCGGTCCAGTTGCAGGGTACGCACGTGACTATGAACTGTTCAGAGCAAGGATGGCCGCAAAAA contains the following coding sequences:
- a CDS encoding carboxypeptidase regulatory-like domain-containing protein; translation: MRALSIVALTRLLALGAGLGLSAEALPVKARPGQLTGAVKTTTGRPVAGARVNIFGFTKAGTEFRTTARTGNDGVYAVTLPAGGLYRVSNAFAPLKTAQGVVDHRLHPLERNFEVLSSNTSGLVRNFELRLSGLKPAETNASGNPRDPVSYYGQIIRVLLTGDGPTTDQQSTVLTFRLMPVGRLADGSEGRTLTLRRTVKHLRTEEGLGFDLDKTQLLHDVPLGVYSVTATVSRSAGAAQGILLSLDGSARRPAVTVNFRPSESTPGTSIFNVHAHLEGAAAAAPQSQRPTPAMSPTPAPTLTPEPSSVIRGHINAPNAYPGNVLLVLEDYAITPEDALLEVRFRSLDGAPDLVVRRTLRQIRAGNVGDNSRPLTETGYLPLLNPGAFLVSAALVSAHGEGRTVDLRPDGVAAGREVPLRWAPAERYGVGGGKVVYVTINRTP
- a CDS encoding trypsin-like serine protease → MVAQDASGAPLFRCSGTLVDSTHYLTAGHCTDDAAHVEIWFDAGPIPVDPGYRAATLAGKTPAEACNIVRTDALVGSGYPCVGQASGTPYTHPAYSTGPFYLNDLGMVVLNAAYATPGNLYGKLPSLNILDTLAARPGENRVTFTTVGYGLQEAYPEAAAWKDVAVRQRMVAQPKLIRLNPVYMTLSNNSNTGGTCFGDSGGPNFIGDSNVVGGVTSFGINPTCAGTSGVYRVDRPDDLTWLATFGLTP
- a CDS encoding aldehyde dehydrogenase family protein, whose translation is MREYHKFYIGGEWVEPAALQTLDVLNPATEEVCGSVALGTAADVDRAVRAARTAFASWSQTSPQERLEVLDRVAAEYQKRAADLATAVSEEMGAPASLARRSQVPLGAGHLATAAAILKDYAFEEQRGQTMIVKEPIGVCALITPWNWPLNQIVCKVAPALATGCTMVLKPSEVAPFSAQIFAEIMNAAGVPAGVFNLVQGDGPGVGVALSSHPDVDMVSFTGSTRAGIEVARNAAPTVKRVHQELGGKSPNIVLDDDLFAKSVTGGVRAVMNNSGQSCNAPTRMLVPAPRMAEAIESARAAAEQMTVGAPDSGAMLGPVVSEMQWNKIQGLIQRGIDEGATLVTGGPGRPAGLERGYYVRPTVFANVTNDMTIAREEIFGPVLVILGYDSVEQAVEIGNDTEYGLSAYVSGADLMEVRKVGAKLRAGQVVLNGAFDLMAPFGGYKMSGNGREWGDFAFSEFLEVKALLGYAPQA